Proteins encoded by one window of Salvia splendens isolate huo1 chromosome 5, SspV2, whole genome shotgun sequence:
- the LOC121804340 gene encoding protein-S-isoprenylcysteine O-methyltransferase A-like, translated as MSDIFSFTAFRQMSQMLYAIFLFHSSKFLLAVYFHGIQKVTPNSLLLSVDYVMAMIFSLVEYLVEIHFFPEMKEQWAISNMGLALVVVGEIILKLAIITAGRSFTHLIKKYIDDDHVLITHGLYKLKYVRHPSYCGFFLWSIGTQIMLYNPLCTLAFALVVRHFFHMRIPYEEFFLRQYFGSQYEAYARRTSSGIPFIMFR; from the coding sequence ATGTCGGATATCTTCAGCTTCACAGCTTTCAGACAAATGTCGCAAATGCTGTATGCGATATTCTTGTTTCACAGTTCTAAGTTTCTTCTAGCAGTTTACTTTCACGGGATTCAGAAAGTAACTCCGAATTCCCTATTACTCAGCGTAGACTATGTTATGGCAATGATCTTCTCCCTGGTCGAGTACTTGGTTGAAATACATTTCTTTCCAGAAATGAAGGAACAGTGGGCAATAAGCAACATGGGTCTTGCCTTGGTAGTCGTTGGTGAAATCATACTAAAGTTGGCTATAATAACCGCTGGTAGGTCCTTCACTCATCTAATAAAGAAATATATTGATGATGATCATGTATTGATCACTCATGGGCTCTACAAGTTGAAGTACGTCCGGCATCCAAGTTACTGTGGCTTCTTTCTCTGGTCCATTGGTACTCAGATAATGCTTTACAATCCCCTATGTACACTTGCATTTGCGCTAGTGGTTAGGCATTTTTTCCATATGAGGATACCATATGAAGAGTTTTTCCTGAGGCAGTATTTTGGTTCTCAGTATGAGGCGTATGCTAGACGAACGTCCTCCGGTATCCCATTTATCATGTTTAGATAG
- the LOC121804343 gene encoding uncharacterized protein LOC121804343 — protein MNLHFMHQAALADENQCVVDMKTPSSWNDSRGNWGGFVNNNTCAQALETYLYALAKNANKTGEIFLNRTQRKACLSSTNMTEKTCGIERLISGTKPGKHIYSVKDVVNEQATQLQNLDQGCNEGCSSCLKRWEQMDFSSASNSSIEEEEADICRFSVLVSLTSRRASDMEWIDSIYTFLGDGIPLADEEKQEKKMTLTKGMILKRNKWPVFW, from the exons ATGAATCTCCATTTCATGCATCAAGCAGCTCTAGCAGATGAGAATCAATGTGTTGTTGACATGAAAACTCCATCATCATGGAATGATTCAAGAGGAAACTGGGGTGGATTTGTCAACAACAACACATGTGCACAAGCACTAGAAACATATTTATACGCGTTGGCGAAGAACGCCAACAAAACCGGGGAAATATTCCTGAACCGCACACAGCGAAAGGCCTGTCTGAGTTCAACAAACATGACTGAGAAAACCTGTGGCATTGAGAGGCTAATTAGTGGGACAAAACCGGGGAAACATATTTACTCAGTGAAAGACGTTGTTAACGAGCAAGCAACACAGCTGCAGAATTTGGATCAAGGCTGCAATGAAGGGTGCAGCTCTTGTTTGAAGAGGTGGGAGCAGATGGATTTTTCATCGGCCAGTAATAGCTCgatcgaagaagaagaagccgatATCTGTAGGTTTTCGGTTCTTGTTTCACTTACTAGTAGAAGGGCTAGTGACATGGAATGGATAGATTCAATCTACACCTTCCTTGGAGATGGAATTCCATTAG CTGATGAGGAGAAACAAGAAAAGAAGATGACCTTAACTAAAGGTATGATACTAAAAAGGAATAAATGGCCTGTTTTTTGGTGA